One Glycine max cultivar Williams 82 chromosome 3, Glycine_max_v4.0, whole genome shotgun sequence DNA window includes the following coding sequences:
- the LOC100792675 gene encoding GTP cyclohydrolase 1, with protein MGHLGQNILNYELENGVNMCCDEDCSKNEINTTLIQYAVKDLLTGLGEDINREGIIKTPLRVAKALCDGTRGYSQSAKEIVEGALFPEAGVDNTKVGHAGGVGGLVIVRDLEFYSYCESCMLPFYFKCHVGYVPSGQRVLGLSKLSRVTNVFAKRLQEPQRLADEVCFALHQGIEPAGVAVVLQCTHINIPDTVFDTNHKGLVETLVSSGSGVFENKDADMWGDVFGLLKFRGIDKDKVHVKGSLDQYWCPSLSSKIGEINPIMVTAVSSILKSLGEDPTRKELVGTPSRYVKWLMNFQYCSDIDGKLKLNGSPWSGEVNFDEKEVHSELNLPFWSQCEHHLLPFHGVVHIGYFISKGCHPIEKSLLQSIVLFYGFKLQVQERLTKQIAETISPLIGGNVIVVVEASHTCMVSRGIEKFGSNTATIAVLGRFSIDLAAKTAFLESIPK; from the exons ATGGGGCATTTGGGTCagaatattttgaattatgaaCTTGAAAATGGAGTCAATATGTGTTGTGATGAAGACTGTTCTAAGAATGAGATCAATACAACTCTTATTCAGTATGCTGTGAAAGACCTATTGACGGGTCTTGGGGAAGACATCAACAGGGAAGGCATTATAAAGACACCTCTTCGTGTTGCCAAGGCACTTTGTGATGGAACCAGAG GTTATAGTCAAAGTGCGAAGGAAATTGTGGAAGGTGCACTATTCCCTGAAGCTGGCGTAGACAACACAAAAGTTGGTCATGCAGGTGGAGTAGGTGGGCTTGTGATTGTGAGAGACCTTGAATTTTATTCCTATTGTGAGTCTTGCATGCTACCATTTTATTTTAAGTGTCATGTGGGTTATGTCCCTTCTGGCCAAAGAGTTTTGGGTTTAAGCAAGCTCTCTCGTGTGACCAATGTGTTTGCAAAACGACTCCAAGAGCCTCAGCGTCTTGCAGATGAGGTGTGTTTTGCTTTGCATCAAGGAATAGAACCAGCAGGTGTTGCTGTCGTTCTTCAATGCACACACATCAACATTCCAGACACAGTTTTTGACACAAATCACAAAGGGTTGGTGGAGACACTAGTTTCTTCAGGGTCTGGtgtttttgaaaacaaagatgcaGACATGTGGGGTGATGTTTTTGGTCTTCTTAAGTTTAGAGGAATTGATAAGGATAAAGTACATGTTAAGGGATCATTAGACCAATATTGGTGCCCTTCTTTGTCATCCAAGATTGGAGAAATCAACCCTATTATGGTCACTGCAGTATCTTCAATTCTCAAGTCTTTAGGTGAGGATCCAACAAGAAAGGAGTTAGTAGGGACTCCAAGTAGATATGTGAAATGGCTGATGAACTTCCAATATTGCAGTGACATTGATGGGAAGCTGAAGCTGAATGGTTCCCCTTGGAGTGGGGAGGTAAACTTTGATGAGAAAGAGGTACACTCAGAGCTAAACTTGCCCTTTTGGTCACAATGTGAGCATCATCTACTTCCATTTCATGGTGTTGTTCACATAGGATATTTCATTTCCAAAGGGTGTCACCCCATTGAAAAATCTCTTTTACAGTCAATAGTGCTTTTTTATGGTTTTAAGCTTCAAGTTCAGGAGAGGCTCACCAAGCAGATAGCAGAAACTATTTCTCCACTGATAGGTGGAAATGTGATAGTAGTAGTGGAAGCAAGTCACACATGTATGGTTTCTAGGGGGATTGAGAAGTTTGGAAGCAACACAGCTACCATTGCTGTATTGGGACGCTTTTCAATTGACCTTGCTGCAAAAACCGCGTTTTTGGAGAGTATTCCAAAATGA